The nucleotide window TCAAAGGTTGAGGGGTTTGTACCTTTAAGAGCCGATCCAAAGAAATATGGGGAAAGAAGAAGTATCTGGATGAAATGGCAACAGAATCCTGATGCAGACGGCTATGTAATTTATTTTGGGAAGTCTCCGGATAAATTGTACGGAAGCATCATGGTGTACGGAAAGAATGAATACTTCTTTACAGGTGCAGACAGAACAGATGCTTACTATTTCCAGATTGAAGCTTTCAATGCCAATGGAGTTTCAGAAAGAACAGCCGTTGCAAAATCTGAATAAAATTCAATTTTAAAATAAAAAATAACACGTTTTGAAGAATCAGAGCGTGTTATTTTTTGTCAATTTCTTTAATGAAGGTTTCAATTTTATCAATAAGAAATACATCATTTGGATGTTTATCCCAATCCAGATGTCCTCCATTGAATTGATAAGATTCATGGAGGATATGATTGGCTATCAAGGCTGAATCCAGTCTTTTTTCCTGTGTAGAAGGAATTACACCATCCGAACTTCCATAGTAAGACAAAGTAGGAGGGGAATCACTTTTTATCCATTTCACAGGGCTGGCAAAATCGATCTTTGATATTCCGGTTTTAATTGTTTCAGGATCTACAAGTCTGCTTTCCACAAAAGAATACTCCTGATAATTTTTGAAACCCGGATCAGAGAGGTCTGCCGGGCCAACAATATTAATTACAGCTTTTACTTTTTTATCTGCATCAAACTTGTAGGCATACAGCATCGATAAATGGGCTCCGGCGCTGTTGCCTAATAAAACCACACTTGGATTGTAGCCTAGCTTATTTTTTAATAATTCAGTTACTTTTTTAATATCATCGGTTTGGTTTGGAAGTCCAAAGTTAGTAGCTGAAGCTAGTCTGTAATTCATATTAACGAAAATATGATCGGGAAATTTCTGCATTATAGAGAGCGTGAAAAAGGTTAATTGCGATTTAGTCCCTGCTCTCCAACCTCCACCATGAATTATAATAAAAACTTCCTTTTCTTTATTTGTTCCTGTAGATGGAAGATAGAGATCCATAACCTGTTCAGCACTCTTTCCATAATGAATATTTTCTTCTTTATCAAAATGGATATCATGGCTAAGTTTTATCTTTTTTTCTTTGCAGCCTGTCAATAGAAAAAGAAGGCAGAGGGATATCAAAATAATCTTTATATTTTTTTTCATAATGATTAAATATAAAAAATCCGCTGAAAAGAATCAGCGGATACCGTAAGAATAATTAAATATGAAGAAAGATAATCTTTATCTTGTTCTGCTTTTGATGGCATCTGAGGCCCCTTCGATGTCTCTTACCTTTTTCACTTTCTGGTTTCCGAAATTATAGGTAAGGCTTACTATGAGACTTCTGTTATAGCGGTTTTGGTGGATATAATTGTAATTCCCGTTTTCCTGAAAATCTTCAATTTTCACGATGTTGGTATTCAGGACATCATTTACATTCACTGCAAAAGTCCAGTCGTTCCACATTTTCTTAAGGCTGAGATCTAAGCTCATTAAGTTTTTCAGGGAACCAAGCTCAATCTGCTGCTTGTCTACAAAGAAATAATTAACTCCGAAGAACCATGTTTTCTTTTTATCAAGACGGATGGTGTTGTTGGTCTGGATCAGAAGACTGGTAGAATTCGTTTTATTGGTGTAGGTAATAAAATTTCCGTTAGGTCCTTTATCATTCTTAAAGCGGTCTCCCGTAGTAGGATCGGTATCAAGACTTCCATTGTTGATGTTATGCTGTACTCCGATATTAAAGTTGGTCGTCCAGTATTGTTTGAAAAAACGACTTCTGGATACCCACCATGGCAGACATTTCCTGCTT belongs to Chryseobacterium gleum and includes:
- a CDS encoding outer membrane beta-barrel protein — encoded protein: MEISRKCLPWWVSRSRFFKQYWTTNFNIGVQHNINNGSLDTDPTTGDRFKNDKGPNGNFITYTNKTNSTSLLIQTNNTIRLDKKKTWFFGVNYFFVDKQQIELGSLKNLMSLDLSLKKMWNDWTFAVNVNDVLNTNIVKIEDFQENGNYNYIHQNRYNRSLIVSLTYNFGNQKVKKVRDIEGASDAIKSRTR
- a CDS encoding alpha/beta hydrolase, which translates into the protein MKKNIKIILISLCLLFLLTGCKEKKIKLSHDIHFDKEENIHYGKSAEQVMDLYLPSTGTNKEKEVFIIIHGGGWRAGTKSQLTFFTLSIMQKFPDHIFVNMNYRLASATNFGLPNQTDDIKKVTELLKNKLGYNPSVVLLGNSAGAHLSMLYAYKFDADKKVKAVINIVGPADLSDPGFKNYQEYSFVESRLVDPETIKTGISKIDFASPVKWIKSDSPPTLSYYGSSDGVIPSTQEKRLDSALIANHILHESYQFNGGHLDWDKHPNDVFLIDKIETFIKEIDKK